Proteins encoded together in one Maledivibacter sp. window:
- the rimM gene encoding ribosome maturation factor RimM (Essential for efficient processing of 16S rRNA): MSEKVRIGQIVNTQGLNGEVRIYPLTDHKERFEELEYLFLEDEIGTKLEIERVRYKGQLAIVKFKGLNSVNDVEKLREKYIVIDKEDMRVLPDDTYYIFDLVGSRVIDEDGNYIGKLMDVIQNAAQDIYVIEHDESSKKILVPAVKEFIKEINIEENIIKVRLIEGMVE; encoded by the coding sequence GTGAGTGAAAAAGTAAGGATAGGACAGATTGTTAATACTCAAGGCTTGAATGGAGAAGTTAGAATATACCCATTAACTGACCATAAGGAAAGATTTGAAGAGCTGGAATATCTATTTTTAGAAGATGAAATAGGTACTAAGCTTGAGATTGAAAGGGTAAGATATAAAGGACAGCTTGCCATTGTGAAGTTTAAGGGTTTAAATAGTGTAAATGATGTTGAAAAGCTAAGGGAAAAGTATATTGTTATTGATAAAGAAGACATGAGAGTTTTACCCGATGATACATATTATATATTTGATTTAGTGGGGTCAAGAGTTATTGATGAAGATGGTAACTACATAGGTAAGCTTATGGATGTTATACAAAATGCAGCACAGGATATATATGTTATAGAACATGATGAAAGCAGTAAAAAAATCCTTGTGCCTGCGGTTAAAGAATTCATAAAAGAAATAAATATAGAAGAAAATATAATAAAGGTTAGGCTTATAGAAGGTATGGTAGAATGA
- the rplS gene encoding 50S ribosomal protein L19 — protein sequence MNMEIIKELEKEQLKAEIPEFGIGDTVKVHLKVKEGKRERIQIFEGIVLKRQQGGARETVTVRKISYGVGVEKTLPIHSPKIEKIEVTRRGKVRRAKLNYLRERVGKAAKVKEKKRY from the coding sequence ATGAATATGGAAATAATCAAAGAATTAGAAAAAGAACAGCTTAAAGCTGAAATACCTGAATTTGGAATAGGTGATACTGTAAAAGTTCACTTAAAGGTTAAAGAGGGTAAAAGAGAAAGAATTCAGATTTTTGAAGGTATTGTTCTTAAAAGACAACAAGGTGGCGCTAGAGAAACAGTTACAGTAAGAAAAATTTCTTATGGTGTAGGTGTTGAAAAGACTTTACCAATTCATTCACCAAAGATTGAAAAAATCGAAGTGACAAGAAGAGGAAAAGTTAGAAGAGCTAAATTAAATTACCTTAGAGAAAGAGTTGGAAAAGCTGCTAAGGTTAAAGAGAAAAAACGCTACTAA
- a CDS encoding YraN family protein, with protein sequence MNTKKIGDMGEDLAVQFLRQKGYRILDRNYRCRFGEIDIIAKLKSYYIFIEVKTRHASSYGRPIEAINGVKINRILKTINFYLSQNRIHDSDIRVDAIEVFLNDFNKAKINHIENIVC encoded by the coding sequence TTGAACACAAAAAAAATAGGGGACATGGGGGAAGATTTAGCTGTTCAGTTTCTCAGACAGAAGGGTTATAGGATATTGGATCGCAATTATCGGTGTAGGTTTGGAGAAATTGATATTATTGCTAAGCTTAAGAGTTATTATATATTTATAGAAGTTAAAACTAGACATGCTTCAAGCTATGGTAGACCTATTGAAGCAATAAATGGGGTTAAAATAAATAGGATATTAAAGACCATCAATTTCTATTTGAGTCAAAATAGAATTCATGATTCAGATATTAGGGTTGATGCCATTGAAGTATTTTTAAATGATTTTAATAAAGCAAAAATTAATCATATAGAAAATATTGTTTGTTAG
- the trmD gene encoding tRNA (guanosine(37)-N1)-methyltransferase TrmD: MIIDILTLFPEMFTSIMNESILGRAQEKGIVKINPINIRDFSKDKHKRVDDYTYGGGSGMVLMNQPLFDAMESLTEDNNSRRVIYLTPKGKRFNQEMAKTLSREENLIFVCGHYEGIDQRFIDNWVTDEISIGDYVLTGGELPAMVLIDSIARLVPGVLNKNDSYIEESFYSGLLEYPHYTRPAIYEGHLVPQILLSGNHKLIDEWRTKESIKITIERRPDLIDKLFQRDDISIKEKAKLKKYIEEIINEKE; the protein is encoded by the coding sequence ATGATTATTGATATTCTTACACTTTTCCCGGAAATGTTTACTTCTATTATGAATGAAAGCATACTTGGAAGGGCACAAGAAAAAGGTATAGTGAAGATTAATCCTATTAATATTAGAGATTTTTCAAAGGATAAACATAAAAGAGTAGATGATTATACCTATGGGGGAGGATCGGGAATGGTCTTAATGAACCAACCCCTATTTGACGCTATGGAGTCATTAACTGAGGACAACAATAGCAGAAGAGTTATTTATTTGACTCCTAAGGGAAAAAGATTTAATCAGGAAATGGCAAAAACATTGTCTAGGGAAGAAAATCTAATCTTTGTTTGTGGGCATTATGAAGGAATTGATCAAAGATTTATTGATAATTGGGTCACCGATGAAATCTCTATTGGTGATTATGTTCTTACTGGTGGAGAATTACCGGCAATGGTACTTATAGATTCTATAGCTAGGTTAGTTCCAGGGGTCTTAAATAAAAATGATTCCTATATAGAAGAAAGCTTTTATAGTGGTCTTTTAGAATACCCCCATTATACAAGGCCCGCCATTTATGAAGGTCACCTTGTTCCCCAAATACTTTTATCTGGAAATCATAAATTAATTGATGAATGGAGAACAAAGGAATCGATAAAAATAACTATTGAAAGAAGACCGGATTTAATAGACAAGTTATTTCAGCGGGATGATATTAGTATTAAGGAAAAAGCAAAGCTAAAAAAATATATTGAAGAAATTATAAATGAAAAAGAATAA
- the lepB gene encoding signal peptidase I, whose protein sequence is MIKKNLKNIIIILIFCLIIGCFSLRPIKIKGNSMYPSLKDGDWVLVNRLAYVFSDPYRGDIIVFVNDDRDKEYFVKRIIGLGEESIEIKGEAIYIDNDVLEETYISASIGDNFSKRYIPNNYLFVLGDNRKVSIDSRYKEVGFVNQQHIIGKIILEW, encoded by the coding sequence ATGATAAAGAAAAATCTAAAAAACATAATCATAATATTGATATTTTGTTTGATAATTGGATGTTTTAGCTTAAGACCCATAAAAATCAAAGGGAACTCTATGTATCCCAGTTTAAAGGATGGAGATTGGGTTTTAGTAAATAGGTTAGCATATGTGTTTTCTGATCCTTATAGGGGAGATATTATAGTTTTTGTAAATGATGATAGAGATAAGGAATATTTTGTTAAACGCATTATAGGTTTAGGGGAAGAAAGTATTGAAATTAAAGGTGAAGCTATTTACATAGATAACGATGTTTTGGAGGAAACCTATATATCTGCTTCTATTGGTGATAATTTTTCTAAAAGATATATTCCTAATAATTATTTATTTGTACTTGGGGATAATAGGAAGGTCAGTATAGATAGTAGATATAAAGAAGTGGGTTTTGTGAATCAGCAGCATATAATTGGAAAAATAATTCTTGAGTGGTGA
- a CDS encoding ribonuclease HII has protein sequence MSKMSFKEIEKYISGLEQEEKYSYIDILNQDTRKTVNKLALKLKKEQEGIKKELERLKKMWSIETNTFNLGYNLIAGLDEAGRGPLAGPVVAAAVILPKGEMIVGVNDSKKISEKKREQLFIKIQEKALAIGVGIVDNETIDKINIFNATKLAMKQAINSLKVKPDFLLIDALEIADIHIKQKSIIKGDSKSISIAAASIIAKVTRDSLVKDYEKEYPGYNFSKHKGYGTKEHYEAIEKYGITPLHRKSFLKNILK, from the coding sequence ATTTCAAAAATGTCATTTAAAGAAATTGAGAAATATATAAGTGGGTTAGAGCAAGAGGAAAAATACTCTTACATAGATATTTTGAATCAAGATACAAGGAAAACTGTTAATAAATTAGCTTTAAAGCTTAAAAAGGAGCAGGAAGGTATCAAAAAGGAATTAGAAAGATTGAAGAAAATGTGGTCAATAGAAACAAATACCTTTAATCTGGGCTACAACTTGATTGCTGGTTTAGATGAAGCAGGTAGAGGTCCCTTAGCTGGACCAGTGGTTGCTGCTGCCGTGATTTTACCTAAGGGTGAAATGATTGTTGGAGTTAATGATTCTAAGAAGATATCTGAGAAAAAAAGGGAGCAATTATTTATTAAGATTCAAGAAAAAGCATTAGCAATTGGAGTCGGGATTGTGGACAATGAAACCATTGATAAAATAAACATATTTAATGCTACAAAGCTTGCAATGAAACAAGCCATTAACTCATTAAAGGTGAAACCGGATTTTTTGTTAATTGATGCATTAGAAATAGCCGATATACATATTAAGCAGAAAAGTATAATTAAGGGAGATAGTAAAAGCATATCAATTGCAGCCGCATCAATTATAGCAAAGGTGACTAGAGATAGTTTGGTTAAAGATTATGAAAAGGAATATCCAGGATATAATTTTTCAAAGCATAAGGGGTATGGTACAAAGGAACATTATGAAGCTATAGAAAAATACGGCATAACTCCTCTGCATAGGAAAAGCTTTCTTAAGAACATATTAAAGTAG
- a CDS encoding YifB family Mg chelatase-like AAA ATPase: protein MLSNIISCVLKGLDGEIVNVETDISNGLPSFSIVGLPDIAVRESKERIRAAIKNSGFSFPIKRITINLAPANTKKEGTHLDLPIAIGLLTASQQIMNKELSEFAFIGELSLNGRLNRVIGVLPIVISLREKGYKKVVLPRENYYEANIIEDMEIYPFDDLSGIIKYFNGETNSKIYANTYDRDKSEKTYDMDFNEVSGQQSVIRAFEIAAAGGHNIILIGPPGSGKTMLARRFPTILPDMDIEESIEVTKIYSISGLLPSNASLIKSRPFIAPHHTASRVSLIGGGKIPKPGDVSLAHLGVLFLDELTEFQKSVLEVLRQPMEDEEVTISRVNATVTYPSKFIMVASMNPCPCVGKMTNYHTFHWEQNRVPS, encoded by the coding sequence GTGTTATCAAATATAATTAGCTGTGTTCTCAAGGGGCTGGATGGGGAGATAGTAAATGTAGAAACGGATATATCTAATGGGTTACCATCATTTTCTATTGTTGGACTTCCCGATATTGCAGTAAGGGAATCCAAGGAAAGAATAAGAGCAGCCATAAAGAACTCGGGCTTTAGTTTTCCTATAAAAAGAATAACTATAAATTTAGCACCGGCCAATACTAAGAAAGAGGGAACCCACTTAGACTTGCCTATTGCAATAGGACTATTAACTGCTTCACAGCAAATTATGAATAAAGAGCTGTCGGAATTTGCTTTTATAGGTGAATTATCATTAAATGGCAGGCTCAATAGAGTTATAGGAGTGCTTCCCATAGTTATTTCACTGAGAGAAAAGGGATATAAAAAGGTGGTTTTACCTAGGGAAAATTATTATGAAGCAAATATAATTGAAGACATGGAAATCTATCCCTTTGATGATTTGTCAGGGATAATAAAGTATTTTAATGGAGAAACAAATTCAAAAATATATGCTAATACCTATGACAGAGATAAAAGTGAAAAAACTTATGATATGGACTTTAATGAAGTTTCGGGTCAGCAAAGTGTTATTAGAGCCTTTGAAATAGCAGCCGCCGGTGGACATAATATTATACTAATTGGGCCACCGGGGTCTGGTAAGACAATGTTGGCAAGGAGATTCCCTACTATACTTCCCGATATGGATATAGAAGAGTCCATAGAAGTAACCAAAATATATAGCATTTCAGGTCTTTTGCCAAGTAATGCTTCATTAATAAAGAGTAGACCCTTTATAGCTCCACATCACACTGCCTCAAGGGTTTCTTTAATAGGAGGCGGCAAAATCCCTAAACCCGGCGACGTTTCCCTAGCACATTTAGGAGTGCTTTTCTTAGATGAACTTACGGAATTTCAGAAAAGTGTATTAGAAGTCCTAAGGCAGCCTATGGAAGATGAAGAAGTGACTATCTCAAGGGTAAATGCAACTGTGACTTATCCATCGAAATTTATCATGGTTGCTAGTATGAACCCATGTCCGTGTGTAGGCAAAATGACAAATTATCATACTTTTCATTGGGAACAAAATAGAGTTCCATCTTAA
- a CDS encoding recombinase family protein, which yields MPTAAIYARKSKATDKGESIENQIKRGQALCELRGWDHVVYEDYDFSGKTLERPSFEQMMKDARDGKFKYIVCYKLDRISRSVNDFSSLIYDLNSIGIGFICIKDNFDTSTPMGRAMMYITSVFAQLERETIAERVRDNMIDRAKMGKWNGGPIPYGFDIHKYTIENNGRNKKVSRLIINNDEASKIKEFYKWYSESDGSIRNNVFKVNSPEYNYKTKNGAQWSHNQMSRLLQNPLYCIADEAAYEYFKNHTKVQIVNTKEDFNGSHGLMFYNRRKPHKKTSRQRQEEYWILVIGEHEGIIPGEMYRDVQNKLNINKSRAPRLGQSSKSVLVGLVRCGRCGSAMSVFGNTKSSGKRYKYFRCITREQKSKLLCSNINVRVDLLEDLVIKHINGLCENKKFVQEFLKRSNDEIDNKKVSLVTKRNKLYKEMDVLDKEIDNLVSALGKGTLPELIIKRKYKELEEKQKGLKTSLNKIEYELNSNYEYSYDLESIMKYIKDFKNSYGYLDFDERRKLLKSIVKEIIVDGDKVKMELYFVPNEKYDNLSFCLHTDMGSY from the coding sequence ATGCCAACAGCAGCAATATACGCAAGAAAATCAAAAGCCACTGATAAAGGTGAATCCATAGAAAATCAAATAAAACGCGGACAAGCTCTCTGTGAGCTTCGTGGATGGGACCATGTAGTATATGAGGATTATGACTTCTCAGGTAAGACCTTAGAACGCCCTTCATTTGAACAAATGATGAAGGATGCTAGAGATGGAAAGTTTAAATACATAGTATGTTATAAACTTGATCGTATCTCTAGATCAGTTAATGACTTCTCTTCCCTCATTTATGATTTAAATAGCATAGGAATAGGCTTTATTTGTATTAAAGATAACTTTGATACTTCTACCCCTATGGGTCGAGCAATGATGTATATAACCAGTGTATTCGCTCAATTAGAAAGAGAAACTATTGCCGAGCGTGTTAGGGATAATATGATTGACAGAGCTAAGATGGGAAAATGGAACGGTGGTCCTATACCCTATGGATTCGATATACATAAATACACTATCGAAAATAATGGTAGAAATAAAAAGGTTTCAAGATTAATTATTAATAATGATGAAGCTTCTAAGATCAAGGAGTTTTATAAGTGGTACTCTGAATCAGATGGTTCTATTAGAAATAATGTATTTAAAGTAAATTCACCTGAGTATAATTATAAAACTAAAAATGGTGCTCAGTGGAGCCACAACCAAATGTCCAGGTTGCTTCAAAATCCTCTCTATTGTATAGCTGATGAAGCAGCATATGAGTACTTTAAAAATCATACTAAGGTTCAAATAGTAAATACTAAAGAAGATTTTAACGGTTCTCATGGCCTTATGTTCTATAACCGAAGAAAACCTCATAAGAAAACATCAAGACAAAGACAAGAAGAATACTGGATATTAGTAATCGGTGAACATGAGGGAATAATTCCAGGAGAAATGTACAGAGATGTACAAAACAAGCTAAATATTAACAAAAGTAGAGCTCCAAGGTTAGGACAAAGTTCGAAATCTGTCTTAGTAGGTTTAGTTAGGTGTGGTAGATGCGGATCTGCTATGTCTGTTTTCGGAAATACAAAATCATCTGGAAAAAGATATAAATACTTCAGATGTATTACCAGAGAACAGAAATCCAAATTATTATGCTCTAATATAAACGTTAGAGTCGATTTATTGGAGGATTTGGTTATTAAGCATATAAATGGTCTATGCGAAAACAAAAAGTTCGTACAGGAGTTTTTAAAGCGTTCTAATGATGAAATAGATAATAAAAAAGTATCTCTAGTAACCAAGAGAAATAAACTTTATAAAGAAATGGATGTCTTAGATAAAGAAATAGATAATCTTGTATCTGCGCTTGGCAAAGGTACCCTTCCAGAGCTGATTATTAAAAGGAAGTACAAAGAATTAGAAGAAAAGCAAAAAGGACTTAAGACTAGTCTCAATAAAATTGAATATGAACTTAATAGTAATTATGAATATAGTTATGATCTGGAAAGCATTATGAAATATATAAAGGATTTTAAAAATTCTTATGGGTATTTAGATTTTGATGAGAGAAGAAAGTTACTGAAGAGTATCGTTAAAGAAATTATTGTAGATGGAGATAAAGTTAAGATGGAACTCTATTTTGTTCCCAATGAAAAGTATGATAATTTGTCATTTTGCCTACACACGGACATGGGTTCATACTAG
- a CDS encoding LysM peptidoglycan-binding domain-containing protein, with product MYRRSMKPHRPPRSNEPRKPQNCFKHCAFTYTVKLGDTLYKILSDFNVNIHELKRYNLHIRNLNHIIPGDVLCIPKPRPYCSFLTPTDSAPLDSYVVIAESNGIYLLANLPSITELKGDFDEYYAYAVNPFGKNFAKLSCISNNPTIWSGQINMIELNPFTRIYVSATNGKKKSDQANELILFEST from the coding sequence ATGTATCGTAGATCTATGAAGCCCCATAGACCCCCTAGGTCTAATGAACCTCGCAAGCCGCAAAACTGCTTTAAGCATTGTGCTTTTACGTATACTGTTAAGCTAGGAGATACACTCTATAAGATTTTATCGGATTTCAATGTAAATATTCATGAATTAAAAAGATATAACCTTCATATACGTAACCTAAATCATATTATTCCTGGTGATGTGCTATGTATTCCGAAACCAAGACCATACTGTTCCTTCTTAACCCCTACAGATAGTGCGCCTTTAGATTCCTACGTTGTTATTGCAGAATCAAATGGAATTTATCTCTTAGCAAATTTACCATCTATCACAGAATTAAAGGGGGATTTTGATGAATATTATGCTTATGCTGTTAATCCCTTTGGTAAAAATTTTGCTAAACTTTCATGTATCTCAAATAACCCGACCATTTGGTCAGGTCAGATTAATATGATAGAATTAAATCCATTTACAAGAATCTATGTAAGTGCAACAAATGGCAAAAAAAAATCCGATCAAGCTAATGAGCTTATACTGTTTGAAAGCACTTAA
- the ylqF gene encoding ribosome biogenesis GTPase YlqF gives MIINWYPGHMKKTKELIKSNLKLVDVVIELLDARIPISSKNPDIDNLIGNKPKVIILNKSDLSDSKKLNNWISFYGNKGIKAIPVNSITGEGMNNLIDAVKNSVKDKIDAMKNKGRKVRAIRVMIVGIPNVGKSSLINKLAGKKTAKTGNKPGVTRGKQWIRLRKDLELFDTPGILWPKIEDQEVGLNLAFTGAIKDEILDIDELCVKFLEKLSVNYPNSLKDRYKLEELDENPVINMENIGKKRGCIRSGGVIDYTKVSKIILDEFRKGTLGKITLESPEDI, from the coding sequence ATGATTATAAATTGGTATCCTGGGCATATGAAGAAGACCAAGGAGCTTATTAAAAGTAATCTGAAGCTTGTAGATGTTGTTATAGAGCTTTTAGATGCTAGAATACCTATAAGTAGTAAAAATCCCGATATTGATAATCTAATTGGGAATAAGCCAAAGGTTATTATTTTGAATAAGTCTGATTTGTCAGATTCAAAGAAACTAAACAATTGGATTTCATTTTATGGGAACAAGGGGATTAAAGCTATCCCCGTTAATTCTATTACAGGTGAAGGTATGAACAATCTAATTGATGCCGTTAAAAATTCTGTAAAAGATAAAATAGATGCTATGAAGAACAAAGGACGTAAGGTAAGGGCTATTAGAGTCATGATTGTAGGTATACCCAATGTAGGTAAATCCTCATTAATAAACAAATTGGCTGGTAAAAAAACAGCAAAGACTGGTAATAAGCCAGGGGTGACTAGGGGAAAACAGTGGATTAGATTAAGAAAAGATTTAGAGCTTTTTGATACTCCTGGGATACTTTGGCCTAAGATTGAAGATCAAGAAGTAGGTTTAAATCTGGCTTTCACAGGGGCTATAAAGGATGAGATATTGGATATTGATGAGTTATGCGTTAAGTTCCTAGAAAAACTATCGGTTAATTATCCTAATAGCTTAAAGGATAGGTATAAGCTTGAGGAGCTGGACGAAAATCCTGTAATAAATATGGAGAATATAGGTAAAAAGAGGGGCTGTATACGCTCCGGTGGAGTAATAGATTACACTAAGGTTTCTAAGATAATATTAGATGAATTTAGAAAAGGAACCCTTGGGAAAATAACCCTGGAAAGTCCTGAGGATATTTAG
- a CDS encoding EscU/YscU/HrcU family type III secretion system export apparatus switch protein → MKKKKIANALRYNSEKDTAPKVIAQGKGLTAEKINEIAKENDIPIYKDEKLSKQLYNLSIGDEIPPELYNVVAEVLTFIARLDKE, encoded by the coding sequence ATGAAAAAGAAAAAAATAGCCAACGCCTTAAGATATAATTCTGAAAAGGATACAGCACCTAAGGTTATTGCCCAGGGAAAAGGACTTACCGCTGAGAAAATAAATGAAATTGCTAAAGAAAATGATATTCCCATATATAAAGACGAAAAACTTTCTAAGCAATTATATAATTTATCAATTGGGGACGAAATACCACCAGAGCTTTATAATGTAGTTGCGGAGGTTTTAACATTTATAGCTAGATTGGATAAAGAATAG
- a CDS encoding KH domain-containing protein, translating to MGELVKIIAKALVDHPEEVQVNEIEGTQSVIIELKVASEDMGKVIGKQGRIAKAIRTVVKAAATRENKRVVVEIIQ from the coding sequence ATGGGTGAATTAGTTAAGATTATTGCTAAGGCTTTAGTTGACCATCCCGAAGAAGTACAGGTTAATGAGATTGAAGGTACTCAATCAGTAATTATTGAATTAAAAGTTGCTTCTGAAGATATGGGTAAAGTAATTGGGAAACAGGGTAGGATTGCGAAAGCAATTAGAACAGTTGTAAAAGCAGCTGCTACTAGAGAAAATAAACGAGTTGTAGTTGAGATTATTCAATAA
- the rpsP gene encoding 30S ribosomal protein S16, which translates to MAVKIRLRRMGAKKKPFYRIVVADSRSPRDGRCIEEIGYYNPVSEPVEIKINDEKAVKWLKSGAQPTDTVKDLFKKHGVTEKFEEAKKA; encoded by the coding sequence ATGGCAGTAAAAATAAGATTAAGAAGAATGGGAGCTAAAAAGAAACCATTTTATAGAATAGTAGTTGCAGACTCACGTTCACCAAGAGATGGTAGATGTATCGAGGAAATTGGATACTATAATCCTGTTTCTGAGCCAGTTGAAATTAAGATAAATGATGAAAAAGCTGTTAAGTGGCTTAAGAGTGGTGCGCAACCAACTGATACTGTGAAAGATCTATTTAAAAAGCACGGTGTTACTGAAAAGTTTGAAGAAGCTAAGAAAGCCTAG